The Brassica napus cultivar Da-Ae chromosome C7, Da-Ae, whole genome shotgun sequence genome has a segment encoding these proteins:
- the LOC106396300 gene encoding GDSL esterase/lipase At1g28570 → MTSLDSAPLMKKLLSFFLSTLFLLTVVNSETNCRNFKSIISFGDSIADTGNLLGLSDPNDLPKVAFPPYGETFFHHPTGRFSNGRLIIDFIAEFLGFPLVPPFYGSQNANFEQGVNFAVGGATALEPSILQERGINFAYTNVSLGVQLKSFKDSFPNLCGSPTDCRDMIENALILMGEIGGNDYNYPLFLGKPIEEIRELVPLVITTISSAITELIGMGGRTFLVPGEFPLGCSVIYLTLYKTSNKEAYDSSGCLKWLNEFAVYHDDQLQAELNKLRKLYPHVNIIYADYYNALLRLSQEPTKFGFIDKRLPACCGFGGQGMECCSDPSKYVSWDSVHMTEAAYRCMAEGVLKGPYAIPPFEWSCLNPETKNSGSSDTKRII, encoded by the exons ATGACGTCTCTAGATTCTGCTCCACTGATGAAGAAGCTCCTTAGCTTCTTTTTATCTACTCTTTTCCTACTCACTGTCGTCAACTCTGAGACGAATTGCCGGAACTTCAAATCGATCATCAGCTTCGGCGACTCCATTGCCGATACTGGAAATTTGCTCGGCCTCTCTGATCCAAACGATCTTCCTAAAGTAGCGTTTCCGCCGTATGGAGAAACATTCTTCCATCATCCCACCGGCCGTTTCTCAAACGGTCGCCTCATCATCGATTTCATTG CTGAATTCTTGGGGTTTCCGCTTGTGCCACCTTTTTATGGATCTCAAAATGCAAACTTTGAGCAGGGCGTTAATTTCGCGGTCGGGGGAGCAACAGCACTTGAGCCTTCAATTCTCCAGGAGAGAGGGATTAACTTTGCTTACACCAATGTTAGTTTAGGTGTTCAGCTTAAGAGCTTCAAGGATAGTTTCCCTAACCTTTGTGGATCCCCAACAG ACTGCAGAGATATGATTGAAAATGCTTTAATTCTCATGGGAGAAATTGGAGGGAATGACTATAATTACCCACTCTTTCTTGGCAAACCCATTGAAGAGATCAGAGAGCTGGTTCCACTTGTGATCACTACTATTTCTTCTGCAATCACG GAGTTGATTGGTATGGGGGGAAGAACATTTCTTGTGCCAGGAGAGTTCCCGCTCGGATGCTCAGTAATCTACTTGAcattatataaaacatcaaacaagGAAGCATATGATTCTTCAGGTTGTTTGAAATGGCTGAACGAGTTTGCAGTATACCACGACGACCAGCTACAGGCAGAACTCAACAAGCTCCGGAAGCTATACCCTCATGTCAACATCATATACGCAGACTATTACAATGCCTTGTTACGCCTTTCCCAAGAACCAACCAAATTTG GGTTCATAGACAAACGCTTGCCTGCTTGCTGCGGTTTTGGTGGGCAAGGGATGGAATGTTGTAGTGATCCATCAAAGTATGTGAGTTGGGACTCTGTTCATATGACCGAGGCTGCGTACAGATGTATGGCTGAGGGTGTTCTCAAGGGACCCTATGCCATTCCACCTTTTGAGTGGTCTTGCCTCAACCCTGAAACTAAGAACAGTGGATCATCTGACACAAAAAGGATCATTTGA
- the LOC106391675 gene encoding ras-related protein RABA1i-like: MGAYRAEDDYDYLFKVVLTGDSGVGKSNLLSRFTRNDFSNDSRATIGVEFATRSIQCDDKIVKAQIWDTAGQERYRAITSAYYRGAVGALLVYDVTRHVTFENVERWLKELRDHTDANIVIMLVGNKADLRHLRAISTEEAKAFAERENTFFMETSALEALNVENAFTEVLTEIYRVVSKKALEAGDDPTTALPKGQTINVGGRDDISAVKKPGCCSA, from the exons ATGGGAGCATATAGAGCAGAAGACGATTACGATTACCTCTTCAAGGTGGTCTTAACCGGAGACTCCGGTGTCGGAAAATCTAATCTTTTATCCCGTTTCACCAGAAATGACTTCAGCAACGACTCACGTGCAACCATCGGTGTAGAATTCGCCACACGTAGCATCCAATGCGATGACAAGATCGTCAAAGCTCAAATCTGGGACACCGCCGGTCAAGAAAG GTACCGAGCCATCACGAGCGCATATTACCGAGGAGCCGTTGGTGCGTTGCTAGTTTACGACGTAACACGTCACGTGACATTCGAGAACGTTGAGAGATGGCTCAAGGAGCTAAGGGACCACACGGACGCAAACATTGTGATAATGCTCGTTGGTAACAAAGCTGATCTTCGTCACCTTAGAGCTATCTCTACCGAAGAAGCGAAGGCCTTTGCGGAGAGAGAGAACACCTTCTTCATGGAGACATCAGCACTTGAAGCTCTGAATGTTGAGAATGCTTTCACCGAAGTTCTCACAGAGATTTACAGAGTGGTTAGCAAGAAAGCTCTTGAAGCTGGAGATGATCCAACCACTGCTTTGCCTAAAGGACAGACGATTAATGTCGGAGGCCGAGATGATATCTCAGCCGTGAAAAAACCTGGTTGCTGCTCCGCTTAG
- the BNAC07G10280D gene encoding uncharacterized protein BNAC07G10280D, whose amino-acid sequence MAEKSQIPDNNNSATPSSGKKPAAEVGSGSSYPGQKMPYPNRPESVNPDQATLREQWKFAIRQYSKWYSHAWGTAILAGGVFFGLGWIIKGSNPLPSLQSSSKHTKRDEDK is encoded by the coding sequence ATGGCGGAGAAGAGCCAAATCCCTGATAATAATAACAGCGCCACGCCTTCGTCGGGGAAGAAACCTGCGGCGGAGGTCGGATCCGGTTCGAGCTATCCGGGTCAGAAGATGCCGTATCCAAACCGACCCGAGTCGGTGAATCCGGATCAGGCGACGCTGAGGGAGCAGTGGAAGTTCGCAATAAGGCAGTACAGCAAGTGGTACTCACACGCTTGGGGCACTGCTATTCTCGCCGGCGGCGTCTTCTTCGGACTCGGTTGGATCATCAAAGGCTCTAATCCTCTTCCTTCACTCCAATCAAGTTCTAAGCATACTAAACGCGATGAAGACAAATGA